The Paenibacillus sp. RUD330 genome has a segment encoding these proteins:
- a CDS encoding histidine kinase — protein sequence MLRSRFMFSSLRKRIMMLLTVGLVGCAVLMASVSYNAIYTMQRDKIKTSMAFDLHQQTSKVNQMYSSLLQVTQQMTPEGTVGNLMETYISATDTYSQRLLSRDISYNIGLITFSNPAMELVMYYDPASGNASYSNLPLRGGFTRESLPDVAGMGELRYQSPHKSLCRFSDDQVVSVTREIRFSDGTQLVVYVEARSDMITDMNSLAESLNIPYTLIFTDRTGSVTYSSNSTAYAVGQQLRLSGPSGMSDGYVWNRMQGEYGYDITLLLPVSSYNHELYTWKNHMYWILAVALLMMFMLTLLLRRLINRPFLLIEKEMRTLGKGYMGTSHYHTGIDEFDRIFDQFNVMKRQIQQLLLDVEQKEKRRHQLEIEKLAYQINPHFLMNTLNSVRWLAVMHKQAEIERFVSSLIFLLSYNLGKSEERATFRSEIEVMRTYLELQQMRHDFEVELAVAEGPYLDSPVARFILQPIVENAVCHGLDDHGKLEIGIWPDETAQMVRIVIRDDGKGLSQETLALLQRDTPDQQQTGWGIGLRYVRSMLESFYGYKARMAIESTPNQGTTVTLELPFLHPRKESAV from the coding sequence ATGCTGCGCAGCCGGTTCATGTTCTCCTCTCTTCGCAAGCGGATTATGATGCTTCTGACCGTCGGCCTTGTGGGATGCGCCGTCTTGATGGCGTCTGTGTCCTATAATGCGATCTACACGATGCAGCGCGATAAAATCAAGACCTCCATGGCTTTTGATCTGCACCAGCAAACGTCGAAGGTGAACCAGATGTACAGCAGCCTGCTTCAGGTCACGCAGCAGATGACGCCGGAAGGCACGGTCGGCAACCTGATGGAGACGTATATCTCCGCCACGGATACGTACAGCCAGCGTCTTCTCTCGCGGGATATTTCGTACAATATCGGCTTGATCACGTTTTCGAACCCGGCCATGGAACTGGTGATGTATTACGACCCTGCAAGCGGGAATGCTTCTTATTCGAATCTGCCGCTGCGCGGAGGCTTCACGCGGGAATCCTTGCCTGATGTCGCCGGCATGGGGGAGTTGAGATACCAGTCCCCGCATAAATCCCTATGCCGATTCAGCGATGATCAGGTTGTGTCGGTGACACGGGAAATTCGGTTTTCAGACGGAACGCAGCTGGTCGTTTATGTCGAAGCCAGATCGGATATGATCACCGATATGAATTCGCTGGCGGAAAGCTTGAATATCCCCTACACGCTTATATTCACCGACAGGACGGGTTCGGTGACCTACAGCAGCAATTCAACGGCTTATGCGGTTGGGCAGCAGCTCCGCCTAAGCGGCCCATCCGGGATGTCGGACGGGTATGTGTGGAACCGGATGCAAGGAGAATACGGCTACGACATCACGCTGCTGCTTCCCGTCTCCAGCTACAACCACGAGCTCTATACATGGAAAAACCATATGTATTGGATTCTCGCGGTTGCTCTCCTCATGATGTTCATGCTCACCCTGCTGTTGCGGCGCCTCATCAACAGACCGTTTCTATTGATCGAGAAGGAAATGAGGACGTTGGGCAAGGGATACATGGGCACCAGCCACTATCATACGGGAATCGATGAATTTGACCGAATATTCGATCAGTTCAATGTCATGAAACGGCAAATTCAACAGCTGCTCCTGGATGTCGAGCAGAAGGAGAAGCGCCGCCATCAGCTGGAAATCGAAAAGCTCGCCTATCAGATCAATCCGCATTTTCTGATGAATACGCTCAATTCGGTCCGCTGGCTGGCGGTCATGCATAAGCAGGCGGAGATCGAGAGATTTGTTTCCTCGCTCATTTTTTTATTGAGCTACAACCTGGGCAAGTCGGAGGAGAGGGCTACGTTCCGGTCGGAAATAGAGGTCATGCGGACCTATCTGGAGCTGCAGCAGATGCGGCATGATTTCGAGGTCGAGCTGGCTGTTGCGGAAGGTCCCTACCTCGACAGCCCTGTGGCGAGATTCATTCTGCAGCCCATCGTGGAAAATGCCGTCTGCCACGGCCTTGACGACCACGGCAAGCTGGAAATCGGCATATGGCCGGATGAAACGGCGCAGATGGTGCGCATCGTCATCCGCGACGACGGCAAAGGCCTGAGCCAGGAGACGCTGGCCTTGCTGCAGCGCGACACGCCGGATCAGCAGCAGACGGGCTGGGGGATCGGGCTTCGTTATGTTCGGTCCATGCTGGAATCCTTTTATGGCTATAAAGCCCGCATGGCGATAGAAAGCACGCCGAACCAAGGCACGACGGTCACTTTGGAGCTTCCTTTTCTCCATCCCAGAAAGGAGAGTGCGGTTTGA
- a CDS encoding response regulator, translating into MIRVLIVDDDKLARKGLISIMPWSDHDMIVVGEAANGAKALEFMDRHEVDLMFVDLSMPVMSGMELLQVTRQRFPGLRSVILSFHEEFENVQTAYRMGVLDYISKVRLESEDDEQILKRIRLQMAGEMPHRSSKPSASASPAPAPEQNNGSQEEEAWSALEQEWRSLYWLYNESVFQRLCKQTAEAKVSFRRLEGLWMRVLSQLESAFALSAELRSDVNDVRSAIEWLRDFRKRVHEQVAASADLANTTISILKAALFIREQASSTLHAEDVADHVHMSRSYFSQCFKKLTGSTFNEYLRQERIRAAERLLCETNQSIAWVAHAVGYNDSKYFSQLFYEQTRLLPSEFRAQFHKGDE; encoded by the coding sequence TTGATCCGTGTATTGATTGTCGACGATGACAAGCTTGCCCGCAAAGGCCTGATCTCAATCATGCCTTGGTCCGATCACGATATGATTGTTGTTGGAGAAGCGGCGAACGGCGCGAAGGCGCTGGAGTTCATGGACAGGCATGAGGTGGATCTCATGTTCGTGGATCTCTCGATGCCGGTCATGTCGGGAATGGAGCTGCTTCAAGTAACGAGACAAAGATTCCCGGGGCTGCGCTCCGTGATTTTATCCTTTCATGAAGAGTTTGAGAATGTGCAGACGGCCTACCGCATGGGCGTGCTCGATTATATATCCAAGGTGCGTCTGGAATCGGAGGACGACGAGCAGATATTGAAGCGGATCCGGCTGCAAATGGCGGGAGAAATGCCGCATCGTTCATCCAAGCCTTCGGCGTCAGCCTCGCCAGCGCCTGCCCCCGAGCAAAACAACGGCTCACAGGAGGAGGAAGCATGGAGCGCATTGGAGCAGGAATGGCGCTCTCTCTACTGGCTCTATAACGAATCGGTCTTCCAGCGCCTATGCAAGCAGACCGCAGAAGCCAAGGTTTCCTTTCGCCGTCTGGAAGGGCTGTGGATGCGCGTGCTGTCGCAGCTGGAGTCTGCTTTCGCCTTGAGTGCCGAGCTTCGGTCGGATGTCAACGATGTCCGGTCGGCGATTGAATGGCTGCGCGATTTCAGGAAACGTGTCCATGAGCAGGTCGCGGCTTCCGCCGATCTTGCCAATACGACCATCAGCATTCTGAAGGCGGCGCTGTTCATCCGCGAGCAGGCTTCGAGTACGCTGCATGCCGAGGACGTAGCCGATCATGTCCACATGAGCCGAAGCTATTTCAGCCAATGCTTCAAGAAGCTGACCGGGTCGACGTTCAACGAATACTTGAGACAAGAGCGGATAAGAGCGGCGGAACGGCTGCTCTGCGAGACCAACCAATCGATCGCTTGGGTCGCTCATGCCGTAGGCTACAACGACTCCAAGTATTTCTCCCAGCTCTTCTATGAACAGACCCGTCTTCTGCCTTCCGAATTCCGGGCCCAATTCCATAAGGGGGATGAATGA
- a CDS encoding extracellular solute-binding protein, giving the protein MSNNQYTRYLKDKYNINVIVDWTAATGNDFKQKVSLTIASGKLPDGMVVDDRSFMTKAASSGLLYDITDLFQQYQSSQVKDIMASTDGRALENASYKGKMVSIPNITVDTDGVHVLWIRKDWLDKLQLPVPKTVADIEKTAKAFMDSKLGGNKTIGIAGPSKNTYPYSTFLVSSNNMGGFDPIFGAMDAYPGYWLDNGDGSVTYGTTTDTTKKTLALLADWYKKGLIDPEVGTRDNVGDPINANQTGIFFGPWWNGGYGNGDSFKNDPTANWQAYPVYTDDSKWNAHMKTTGSTYTVISKNAKPDVVKAILIMNNALVRDEATFDLSVSVGWYPLRNVLAAANETEYEYAELLKVLKGETKPEDYNKPNSLYKLMYADAKKVQSVIKPPYEELNVGNFNTSNFGDFQRLYSILIGDRPFTTIPIDKKVFSVTYNQTPTMETKWANLKKMEDETVLKIILGQAPIDSFDKFVKDWKAQGGDEITAEVAGLLKK; this is encoded by the coding sequence GTGAGCAACAACCAGTACACGCGCTACCTCAAGGACAAGTACAACATCAACGTGATTGTGGATTGGACCGCGGCTACCGGCAATGATTTCAAGCAGAAGGTCAGCTTGACGATCGCATCCGGCAAGCTGCCGGACGGCATGGTCGTCGACGACCGCTCCTTCATGACGAAGGCGGCCAGCTCGGGGCTGCTGTATGATATCACCGATCTGTTCCAGCAGTACCAGTCCTCGCAGGTGAAGGACATTATGGCAAGCACCGACGGCCGCGCATTGGAGAACGCCAGCTATAAAGGCAAGATGGTTTCGATTCCGAATATTACGGTGGATACGGACGGCGTCCACGTCCTATGGATCCGCAAGGATTGGCTCGACAAGCTGCAGCTGCCTGTGCCGAAGACGGTGGCGGATATCGAAAAGACGGCAAAGGCTTTCATGGACAGCAAGCTTGGCGGCAACAAAACGATCGGCATTGCCGGTCCTTCCAAAAACACCTACCCGTATTCCACCTTCCTCGTATCCTCCAACAATATGGGAGGTTTTGATCCTATCTTTGGCGCAATGGATGCGTACCCGGGATACTGGCTCGACAATGGCGACGGCTCGGTCACGTACGGAACGACGACGGATACGACGAAAAAAACGTTGGCATTGCTGGCGGACTGGTACAAAAAAGGGCTTATCGATCCCGAGGTGGGCACCCGCGACAACGTAGGAGATCCCATCAACGCGAACCAGACGGGAATATTCTTCGGTCCATGGTGGAACGGCGGTTACGGCAACGGGGACTCCTTCAAGAACGATCCGACTGCGAACTGGCAGGCCTATCCGGTCTACACCGACGACAGCAAGTGGAATGCGCATATGAAAACGACGGGAAGCACCTACACCGTAATCAGCAAAAACGCCAAGCCGGATGTCGTCAAGGCCATCCTCATCATGAACAATGCCCTCGTGCGCGACGAAGCGACATTTGACTTGTCGGTCAGCGTGGGCTGGTATCCGCTTCGCAACGTGCTGGCTGCGGCCAACGAGACGGAGTACGAGTATGCCGAGCTTCTGAAAGTGCTGAAGGGCGAGACCAAGCCCGAGGATTACAATAAGCCCAACAGCCTGTACAAATTGATGTATGCGGATGCGAAAAAGGTGCAGAGCGTCATCAAGCCTCCGTATGAGGAGCTGAATGTCGGGAACTTCAACACATCCAACTTCGGCGACTTCCAGCGCTTGTATTCCATCCTGATCGGCGATCGACCGTTCACGACGATTCCCATCGATAAGAAGGTTTTCAGCGTCACCTACAACCAGACCCCTACCATGGAAACGAAGTGGGCCAACCTCAAGAAAATGGAGGATGAGACGGTGCTGAAAATCATCCTTGGCCAGGCGCCTATCGATTCCTTCGACAAATTCGTGAAGGACTGGAAGGCTCAAGGCGGGGATGAGATCACGGCGGAAGTCGCAGGGCTCTTGAAGAAGTGA
- a CDS encoding ABC transporter permease subunit: MRKLGHQKHYYLMLLPGMVWLVMFSIVPMFGILMAFQNYNPGAGLLQSQWVGLENFKYMFQLNDSKTVIVNTFIIAVGKIVLNLLIPLIFAILLNEIRSLRYKKLVQTVVYLPHFLSWVILSTIVIGIFGYYGVVNTVAGMFGFDPKLFMADSGIFRQLLIGTDVWKEFGYNSIIYLAALTGINLNLYEAAAIDGANRWQLIRHVTLPALTTTVVLLGVLSLGNVLNAGFDQVYNLYNPLVYSTGDILDTWVYRLGLQNLQYSLATAAGLFKSVISFVLIFISYRLAYRYADYTVF, encoded by the coding sequence ATGAGGAAATTAGGCCATCAGAAACACTATTATCTGATGCTGCTGCCGGGTATGGTCTGGCTCGTGATGTTCAGCATTGTGCCTATGTTCGGAATTCTGATGGCATTCCAGAACTATAATCCGGGAGCGGGGCTGCTCCAATCTCAGTGGGTCGGACTGGAAAACTTCAAGTATATGTTTCAGCTCAACGACAGCAAGACGGTTATCGTCAATACCTTTATTATCGCCGTCGGCAAAATCGTGCTCAATCTGCTTATTCCGCTTATCTTTGCCATCCTGTTGAACGAAATCCGCAGCCTGCGCTACAAAAAGCTGGTCCAGACCGTCGTTTACCTGCCGCATTTCCTGTCGTGGGTCATCCTGTCGACGATTGTGATCGGGATATTCGGCTATTATGGCGTCGTGAATACGGTCGCCGGGATGTTCGGCTTCGATCCGAAGCTGTTCATGGCCGATTCCGGCATCTTCCGGCAGCTGCTCATCGGCACCGACGTGTGGAAGGAATTCGGCTACAACTCCATTATCTATCTCGCGGCGCTGACAGGCATCAACCTCAATCTGTATGAGGCCGCAGCCATTGACGGCGCCAACCGCTGGCAGTTGATCCGGCATGTCACGCTGCCTGCGCTGACGACCACGGTCGTGCTGCTGGGCGTCTTGAGTCTCGGCAACGTGCTGAACGCCGGATTCGATCAAGTGTACAACCTTTATAATCCGCTCGTGTATTCGACCGGAGATATTCTGGATACATGGGTGTACAGGCTGGGCCTGCAAAATCTTCAGTACTCGCTGGCGACGGCGGCTGGATTGTTCAAGTCGGTCATCAGCTTCGTGCTGATTTTCATCTCCTATCGCCTGGCGTATCGCTATGCCGACTACACGGTATTCTGA
- a CDS encoding carbohydrate ABC transporter permease, giving the protein MVRNTTLGSRTFDMANIVILGLLLISCIYPLWYTFCVSISDKSAANAGLVTIYPIGFSLTPYKEIINDRLFFNAFWISIQRTVLGTSFSLLMTVLMAYPLARPKKDFKMRNTFMWILVFCMLFNGGLIPWYLTIQNYHLINTIWALVLGGGVPVFDVILIMNFFRNLPKELSEAAVVDGAGPWSILFRVYIPCSIPVLAAVALFLSVYHWNEFFNGLVLMNTSDKYPLQTYIQQLVVNIPVGTNLTPEQYKKLSELSNRTLNSAKVFIAMVPMLIVYPFLQRYFVSGIMLGAVKE; this is encoded by the coding sequence GTGGTCCGAAATACAACGTTAGGCTCGCGGACGTTCGACATGGCGAATATCGTCATTCTCGGCCTCCTGCTCATCAGCTGCATATACCCGCTGTGGTATACCTTCTGTGTATCGATCTCCGACAAGTCCGCCGCGAATGCAGGCTTGGTTACGATTTATCCGATCGGGTTCTCCTTGACGCCGTATAAGGAGATCATCAACGACAGATTGTTCTTCAACGCGTTCTGGATTTCCATCCAGCGCACCGTGCTCGGCACGTCGTTCTCCTTGCTGATGACCGTACTGATGGCCTACCCGCTGGCCAGGCCGAAGAAGGATTTCAAGATGCGCAATACGTTCATGTGGATTCTGGTCTTCTGCATGCTGTTCAACGGGGGGCTGATCCCATGGTATCTGACGATTCAGAACTATCACTTGATCAATACGATCTGGGCGCTGGTGCTGGGCGGAGGCGTGCCGGTGTTCGACGTGATCCTGATCATGAACTTCTTCCGCAATCTGCCGAAGGAGCTGAGCGAGGCGGCCGTAGTCGACGGCGCCGGTCCGTGGTCGATCCTCTTCCGGGTGTATATCCCATGCTCCATCCCTGTGCTGGCCGCAGTGGCGCTGTTCCTGAGCGTCTATCACTGGAATGAGTTCTTCAACGGCTTGGTGCTGATGAACACTTCCGATAAATACCCGCTCCAAACGTATATCCAGCAGCTTGTCGTCAACATTCCGGTCGGCACCAATCTGACCCCCGAGCAATACAAGAAGCTGTCCGAGCTGTCCAACCGGACGCTGAATTCGGCCAAGGTATTTATCGCTATGGTGCCGATGCTGATCGTATATCCGTTCCTGCAAAGGTACTTCGTATCCGGCATCATGCTGGGTGCTGTGAAGGAATAA
- a CDS encoding helix-turn-helix domain-containing protein encodes MNAFEDWNLKVKKTFNATSNEIVLTVTEAGHLLGLSKDQMKAYADKNRLTKVPIMRSVHRYLLLKSEVDELVKR; translated from the coding sequence ATGAATGCATTCGAAGACTGGAATTTGAAGGTCAAAAAAACCTTCAACGCCACAAGCAATGAAATTGTGCTGACGGTTACGGAAGCAGGTCATTTATTGGGTCTTTCCAAGGATCAAATGAAAGCCTATGCGGATAAGAACAGGCTGACCAAAGTGCCCATCATGAGAAGTGTCCATAGATACCTGTTGTTGAAAAGCGAAGTGGATGAGCTCGTAAAGAGATAG
- a CDS encoding YfbR-like 5'-deoxynucleotidase, giving the protein MGIHAYFQSLNDLERIIRCPGKFKFEEHSVSAHSWKVVQYAKTLADIEESNGVAIDWKKLYEITSSHDYGEIFIGDIKTPVKHHSMELRGMLQQVEEGMIALFIEENIPEELKPIFRRQLREGKDDSVEGLILEVADKLDQVYEALTELQRGNREKEFVTMYREALVKIKKIKLHCVDYFLENILPDIVKESSDCPFDIRKITKEALEL; this is encoded by the coding sequence ATGGGAATTCATGCGTATTTTCAATCGTTGAACGATCTCGAACGCATCATCCGCTGTCCCGGCAAGTTCAAGTTCGAAGAGCACAGCGTGTCGGCGCATTCCTGGAAAGTCGTCCAATACGCCAAAACGCTGGCAGATATCGAGGAAAGCAACGGCGTCGCCATCGACTGGAAGAAGCTGTACGAAATTACGAGCAGCCATGATTACGGCGAGATCTTCATCGGCGACATCAAAACGCCCGTCAAGCATCACTCCATGGAGCTGCGCGGCATGCTGCAGCAGGTGGAGGAAGGCATGATCGCCCTGTTCATCGAAGAGAATATTCCCGAGGAATTGAAGCCTATATTCCGCAGGCAGCTGCGCGAAGGCAAGGACGATTCCGTCGAAGGGCTCATTCTCGAGGTGGCCGACAAGCTCGATCAGGTGTACGAAGCGCTCACGGAGCTGCAGAGAGGCAACCGGGAAAAGGAATTCGTCACGATGTACCGGGAAGCGCTCGTCAAGATCAAGAAAATCAAGCTTCATTGCGTGGACTACTTCCTGGAGAACATCCTGCCCGACATCGTGAAGGAAAGCTCGGATTGTCCCTTCGATATCCGGAAGATCACGAAGGAGGCATTGGAGCTCTAA
- a CDS encoding SGNH/GDSL hydrolase family protein encodes MLYTALGDSITFGENASSFARSYPRLAVASLSSRTRKVVGNVVARPGWTSEDLWRAVKGNPGISRSGIVSVWIGGVDMADAALASVATRNPPAIQQALSNYRQNLSQILGHLEKTSRARIICFTQYNPFPNSSIAVAGIRALNQTTMEVARRHRVSIAPAHKWFEGRQASLIYGYREGKVEDALSGFMPIHPNDRGHQVIASGLIPYLDSGK; translated from the coding sequence ATGCTGTATACCGCTCTCGGCGACTCCATTACATTCGGGGAAAACGCCTCTTCATTCGCGAGGTCCTATCCTCGACTGGCCGTCGCATCCTTGAGCTCGCGCACCCGCAAGGTCGTCGGGAATGTCGTTGCCAGGCCCGGCTGGACCAGCGAGGATTTATGGCGTGCCGTGAAAGGCAATCCGGGCATCAGCCGCTCCGGCATCGTCTCGGTATGGATCGGAGGGGTCGATATGGCGGATGCCGCCTTGGCTTCGGTCGCGACCCGCAATCCGCCCGCCATTCAACAAGCTCTCTCCAACTATCGGCAAAATTTGAGCCAGATTCTAGGCCATCTGGAAAAAACAAGCCGCGCTCGCATCATCTGCTTCACGCAGTACAATCCTTTCCCGAACAGCTCGATCGCGGTTGCCGGAATCCGCGCGCTCAATCAGACGACAATGGAAGTCGCCCGCCGCCACCGCGTCTCGATCGCGCCCGCGCATAAGTGGTTTGAAGGCCGGCAAGCAAGCTTGATCTACGGCTACCGGGAAGGCAAGGTCGAAGACGCCTTGAGCGGTTTCATGCCGATCCACCCCAATGATCGAGGACATCAAGTCATCGCTTCGGGATTGATTCCTTATCTCGATTCCGGCAAGTAG
- a CDS encoding MFS transporter yields the protein MKNPDSSSARPKGTDSAASVAATASVSDKAGWKGKSRWSVIAAYSLLAAATQLLWVTYTPITTASAAAWGVSVDAVGWLAQVFPLLYIVLALPFGYWADRRFKHSLAAGALATAAGALLRLVPGYSWALAGQIVVSIGQPLVLNAVNKLAGLYAEPSKRSAAIAAGTASLFVGILVSTVSAPWLLEWGGLSSVHRVQAAIAVAAGGAMLWALRIPALYSETAVPASAFAAVRSVWSQPWVRLYGLILFAGFGMFVTITTWLEVLSLPVGIGSKEVGIGIGAMTLAGILGAALLPGWASSGSRARLTLLASLLMSAAALAALAWGPPLWLFIVLFAAAGFLLLASLPVILSSAESRAPLNEAGTIAGLLLLFGNLGGVVLTVAAQLLLGRRLAAIGLLIAVVLLALPVAWRFPRGADGAQAASPDASSSGGS from the coding sequence GTGAAAAATCCGGATTCCTCCTCTGCCCGGCCGAAGGGAACGGATTCGGCCGCTTCCGTTGCCGCAACGGCATCCGTCTCTGACAAGGCCGGATGGAAGGGCAAAAGCCGCTGGTCCGTCATCGCCGCGTATTCCTTGCTGGCTGCAGCCACTCAGCTCCTGTGGGTGACCTATACGCCGATCACGACAGCTTCGGCCGCAGCCTGGGGCGTCTCCGTCGACGCCGTAGGCTGGCTGGCCCAGGTATTCCCTCTTCTCTATATTGTCCTGGCCCTGCCGTTCGGCTATTGGGCGGATCGGCGCTTCAAGCACTCGCTTGCTGCCGGGGCTTTGGCCACGGCGGCCGGCGCCCTGCTCCGGCTGGTTCCCGGCTACAGCTGGGCGCTGGCCGGCCAGATCGTCGTATCGATCGGCCAGCCGCTCGTCCTGAATGCTGTCAACAAGCTGGCCGGGCTGTACGCGGAGCCGTCCAAAAGGTCCGCCGCAATCGCAGCCGGCACGGCCAGCCTCTTCGTCGGCATCCTGGTCTCGACCGTGAGCGCCCCCTGGCTGCTGGAGTGGGGAGGCCTCTCCTCCGTGCATCGGGTCCAGGCGGCCATCGCGGTCGCCGCGGGAGGAGCCATGCTCTGGGCGCTCCGGATTCCTGCGCTCTACAGCGAGACGGCCGTGCCCGCCAGCGCCTTCGCCGCAGTCCGCTCCGTCTGGTCGCAGCCATGGGTTCGGCTCTACGGCCTCATTCTTTTTGCCGGATTCGGCATGTTCGTCACCATCACGACCTGGCTGGAGGTTCTGTCCCTTCCGGTCGGCATCGGCTCCAAGGAGGTCGGCATCGGCATCGGCGCGATGACGCTGGCCGGCATCCTGGGTGCCGCTCTCCTTCCGGGATGGGCCTCTTCCGGCAGCAGGGCGCGGCTGACGCTGCTGGCGTCCCTGCTCATGAGCGCGGCGGCGCTTGCCGCGCTCGCCTGGGGTCCTCCGCTGTGGCTGTTCATCGTCTTGTTCGCGGCGGCCGGCTTCCTGCTGCTGGCCAGCCTGCCCGTCATCCTCTCCTCCGCGGAGAGCCGCGCTCCGCTGAACGAAGCCGGCACCATCGCCGGCCTGCTGCTCCTGTTCGGCAATCTCGGCGGCGTTGTGCTGACCGTCGCCGCGCAGCTGCTGCTGGGCCGCCGGCTGGCTGCGATCGGACTGCTGATCGCCGTTGTCCTGCTGGCGCTGCCGGTGGCCTGGCGGTTTCCCCGCGGTGCTGACGGCGCTCAGGCGGCTTCTCCCGATGCTTCCTCGTCCGGTGGATCCTGA
- a CDS encoding sulfatase-like hydrolase/transferase, giving the protein MKEAPLPSRSTDRPNFLVLLVDEERYPPIYEKEEIKAWRKQNLVVQESLKANGLEFHRHYIGSTACCPSRATLFTGHYPSLHGVSQTDGIAKSAFDSDMYWLNSNTVPTMGNYFREAGYQTYYKGKWHISNADITIPGTHKSLPSYDPSTGVPDPEQEQLYADARRLESYGFSSWIGPEPHGKNPRNSASSAAFGLSGRDEVYGTEAAELIEALDRCKDGKEEMEPWLIVASFVNPHDIVLYGALAAQLPDFSFKVEPMPPVAPPPTLNESLAAKPRCQASYRDIYPRALQPIIDNPFYRQLYYQLQKNADLQMAKVMDALVRSSFDDNTIVIFTSDHGDLLGAHGNLHQKFYCAYEEMLHVPLVIHHKRLIPEHRDIHALTSHVDLLPTMLGLANADMAAIRQRLQTRFSEARPLVGRDLAPLIRGQDEGAAGDEPIYFMTDDDATRGQHQVNPLGVPYPSVVQPNHIETVLAAVQGQNAKEIWKLSRYFDNTQFWSEPGIQDETMQPVGDRACGGTYSAWVKQIKTKPVPDEFELYNLTSDPLETCNLAHPPHACQETPSIMRGMMQVLEQQSKRKRLYPAQPPSLSGASGAAERP; this is encoded by the coding sequence ATGAAAGAAGCTCCCTTGCCTTCCCGTTCCACCGACAGACCCAATTTCCTCGTCCTTCTCGTCGACGAGGAGCGGTACCCTCCGATTTATGAAAAAGAGGAAATCAAAGCCTGGCGCAAGCAAAATCTCGTGGTCCAGGAGTCTTTGAAGGCCAACGGGCTGGAATTCCACCGGCATTATATCGGAAGCACGGCATGCTGTCCCAGCCGCGCCACCTTGTTTACCGGCCATTATCCGTCCCTCCACGGAGTCAGCCAGACGGACGGCATCGCGAAGAGCGCGTTCGACTCCGATATGTATTGGCTGAACAGCAATACGGTGCCTACGATGGGCAATTACTTCCGCGAAGCCGGCTACCAGACCTATTACAAGGGAAAGTGGCATATTTCAAACGCCGACATCACCATTCCCGGCACCCATAAAAGCCTCCCCAGCTATGATCCGTCGACAGGAGTGCCGGATCCGGAGCAGGAGCAGCTGTACGCCGATGCCCGCCGCTTGGAGAGCTACGGCTTCTCCAGCTGGATCGGGCCGGAGCCGCACGGGAAGAATCCCCGGAATTCCGCTTCTTCCGCCGCATTCGGGTTGAGCGGCCGCGACGAGGTATACGGTACGGAGGCCGCCGAGCTCATCGAAGCGCTCGACCGCTGCAAGGACGGCAAGGAGGAGATGGAGCCCTGGCTGATCGTCGCCTCCTTCGTGAATCCCCATGATATCGTCTTGTATGGCGCTCTAGCCGCGCAGCTGCCTGACTTCAGCTTCAAGGTGGAGCCGATGCCGCCGGTCGCCCCTCCTCCGACCCTGAACGAGTCTCTGGCCGCCAAGCCGCGCTGTCAGGCCAGCTATCGGGATATCTACCCTCGAGCCTTGCAGCCCATCATCGACAATCCCTTCTATCGACAGCTGTATTACCAGCTCCAAAAAAACGCCGACCTCCAGATGGCCAAAGTGATGGACGCCCTCGTCCGTTCATCGTTCGATGACAATACCATCGTCATTTTCACGTCCGATCATGGGGATCTGCTCGGCGCGCACGGCAACCTCCATCAGAAATTCTACTGCGCCTATGAAGAGATGCTTCACGTTCCCTTGGTCATTCATCATAAACGGCTCATTCCCGAGCATCGGGATATCCATGCCCTGACCAGCCATGTCGATCTCCTGCCGACGATGCTGGGACTCGCGAATGCGGATATGGCCGCGATCCGGCAGCGGCTGCAGACGAGATTCAGCGAGGCGCGGCCGCTCGTCGGACGCGACCTCGCTCCCTTGATCCGTGGGCAGGATGAAGGCGCGGCAGGGGATGAGCCGATCTATTTCATGACTGATGACGATGCGACCCGAGGCCAGCATCAAGTCAATCCGCTCGGAGTGCCCTATCCGTCCGTTGTCCAGCCCAACCATATCGAGACCGTGCTCGCGGCAGTGCAAGGACAGAACGCCAAGGAAATATGGAAGCTCTCCCGGTATTTCGACAACACTCAATTCTGGAGCGAGCCCGGGATACAGGACGAAACGATGCAGCCCGTCGGTGACAGGGCTTGCGGCGGAACGTATTCCGCATGGGTCAAGCAGATCAAAACCAAGCCGGTCCCGGACGAATTCGAGCTGTACAACTTGACCAGCGATCCGCTGGAAACATGCAATCTAGCCCATCCTCCGCATGCCTGCCAGGAGACGCCAAGCATCATGCGGGGGATGATGCAGGTGCTGGAGCAGCAGTCGAAACGGAAGCGGCTCTATCCGGCTCAGCCTCCCTCCCTTTCCGGCGCTTCCGGAGCGGCCGAGCGGCCTTAG